One stretch of Podospora pseudoanserina strain CBS 124.78 chromosome 4, whole genome shotgun sequence DNA includes these proteins:
- a CDS encoding hypothetical protein (COG:S; EggNog:ENOG503PYI5): protein MLDQIIILQDSAQRLSTTYNSLTYRVLCSDNSFRDLANSIKAVSMALDSCRGLLGQLRSGTTSIPITSDLSPRLEANLKECKVAFADAYEKAKKMMPQQVPQEYCSHKLSEIYQLAEMHRLTSRLYAREREIYRVVQAVRLQIASPLLQTSQNILSNVRQPFGQPLPIRGTQPGLQFQPQRFQWQFNTPNINEKSHRPPRHVHHHQEKHQDRHRHRVLLGKGADPTATLNAASSQLTAIHLASYHNNVAALEAIKESMTTIRTFTYTPQYQIHTRYTQFQPTNYTGQWKWTNLLKQKNFWGMTPLHWAATGVCPEAIKFSLKEVEDAGLRREVIDSKDREGRTALLVVGLGCNKFGGKDAVTKIAKALVKAGASPDVADWRGQTPREMLTDLEIEKPDFPQKEQQTYGVAGGYYQGYGGY, encoded by the exons ATGTTGGATCAAATCATCATCTTGCAGGATTCCGCCCAGCGGCTCTCGACGACCTACAACAGCCTGACCTACCGTGTCCTATGCAGTGATAACAGTTTCAGAGATCTTGCCAATAGCATCAAGGCCGTCTCCATGGCACTAGACTCCTGCAGAGGCCTTCTTGGACAGCTCAGGTCTGGTACTACCAGCATCCCTATAACCTCTGATCTATCCCCGCGACTTGAGGCGAACCTTAAGGAGTGCAAGGTGGCCTTTGCGGACGCCTATGAGAAGGCAAAAAAGATGATGCCCCAGCAAG TCCCACAGGAGTATTGCTCCCACAAGCTGTCTGAGATATATCAACTTGCTGAGATGCATCGGTTGACGAGTCGGTTGTATGCGAGGGAACGAGAGATTTATCGGGTTGTTCAGGCTGTTAGGTT ACAAATAGCCTCACCGCTCCTACAAACTTCCCAAAACATCCTCTCCAACGTGCGACAGCCATTCGGTCAACCTCTCCCAATCCGAGGTACCCAACCCGGCCTTCAATTCCAACCCCAGAGATTCCAATGGCAATTCAACAcgcccaacatcaacgaAAAGTCACACCGCCCTCCACGACAtgtgcaccaccaccaggaaAAGCACCAAGACCGCCACCGTCATCGAGTCCTCCTAGGAAAAGGGGCCGACCCAACCGCCACGCTGAACGCGGCCTCTTCTCAGTTAACAGCCATACACCTCGCGTCCTATCACAACAACGTGGCCGCGCTGGAAGCCATCAAAGAAAGCATGACAACGATCAGAACATTTACATACACGCCTCAATATCAAATACACACCCGATACACCCAATTCCAGCCCACCAATTACACCGGCCAGTGGAAGTGGACAAATCTGCTCAAACAAAAAAATTTCTGGGGTATGACCCCCCTTCACTGGGCGGCTACTGGTGTCTGTCCTGAGGCGATAAAGTTCTCACTCAAAGAGGTGGAGGACGCCGGGCTGAGGCGGGAGGTGATCGATAGCAAGGATAGAGAGGGGAGGACGGCATTGCTTGTTGTGGGGCTGGGGTGTAATAAGTTTGGGGGTAAAGACGCGGTGACAAAGATTGCAAAGGCTCTCGTGAAGGCGGGGGCGAGCCCTGATGTGGCGGATTGGAGGGGGCAGACGCCGAGGGAAATGCTGACCGATCTTGAGATTGAGAAGCCTGATTTTCCACAGAAGGAGCAGCAGACATATGGTGTTGCCGGGGGATACTATCAGGGTTATGGTGGTTATTAA
- a CDS encoding hypothetical protein (EggNog:ENOG503P5WI; COG:S), with the protein MATPAPQAAAAASTQAAGLISDADVAEWKDKFNKVFAAPSEHFNSKSPATAQPWTHNFWNFINPLETCLMTWCLPCVVFGRTHHRVNKSAGLRGYEPINTSCLLFCGSTAVCMQWLPMAIQRADFRAKYNLQGSCAVDVALACCCGCCDIVQIDKEAELRASGEQSQNGVQEQYKAAEVMVVPEQKQ; encoded by the exons ATGGCCACTCCTGCTCCCCaagccgctgctgctgcttccacCCAGGCCGCTGGCCTCATCTCCGACGCCGACGTCGCCGAGTGGAAAGACAAGTTCAACAAGGTCTTCGCCGCACCCTCAGAGCACTTCAACTCCAAGTCGCCGGCCACCGCCCAGCCATGGACACACAACTTCTGGAATTTTATCAACCCGCTCGAGACATGTCTTATGACTTGGTGCTTGCCATGCGTGGTGTTTGGCAGGACGCATCACAGGGTCAACAAGAGCGCCGGTTTGAGAGGCTATGAGCCTATCAACACTTCG TGCCTTCTCTTCTGCGGTTCAACAGCCGTCTGCATGCAATGGCTTCCCATGGCAATTCAGAGAGCGGATTTCAGAGCCAAATACAACCTTCAGGGGAGCTGTGCGGTGGACGTTGCTTTAGCGTGCTGCTGCGGGTGCTGTGATATTGTGCAGATAGATAAGGAGGCTGAGTTGAGGGCTTCTGGGGAGCAGAGCCAGAATGGGGTTCAGGAGCAGTATAAAGCTGCGGAGGTCATGGTTGTGCCTGAACAGAAGCAGTAG
- a CDS encoding hypothetical protein (EggNog:ENOG503PWM7; COG:S): MRVAQRPHRGQVPPTATVVAAAATNPRFEHDKDGKVSYIGEKALRGIYHNCIKKSAVMKEIFSQQFIRPAKVWTKTVVGVGVRRDHRRNPMYNWQPHADCEAALAHSRGDIAPEPCDRCREGQGRFAECVVMPGKFKGACANCRWAAKDSWVFFPKAIVGNGSLRC, from the exons ATGAGAGTGGCTCAGA GGCCCCACCGAGGACAAGTACCCCCAACTGCCACCGttgttgccgccgctgcAACCAATCCCAGGTTTGAGCATGATAAGGATGGAAAGGTGTCGTATATAGGCGAGAAGGCACTTCGTGGGATCTACCATAACTGCATCAAGAAGAGTGCGGTGATGAAGGAGATCTTCTCTCAACAG TTCATCAGGCCAGCTAAGGTGTGGACGAAAACCGTCGTGGGGGTGGGCGTGAGGAGGGACCACCGTCGCAACCCCATGTACAACTGGCAGCCACATGCCGACTGTGAGGCTGCCCTCGCACATTCTCGCGGTGATATTGCTCCAGAGCCCTGCGATCGATGCAGGGAGGGTCAAGGCCGGTTCGCCGAgtgtgtggtgatgccggGCAAGTTCAAAGGTGCCTGTGCGAATTGTCGGTGGGCGGCAAAAGACTCGTGGGTGTTCTTTCCGAAGGCAATAGTAGGCAATGGCAGCTTGAGATGCTAG
- a CDS encoding hypothetical protein (EggNog:ENOG503P1NM; COG:Q), whose amino-acid sequence MSDQIQLTNHKQYDVIVVGAGLSGLQTAVKVQHAGFSVIVLEALDRVGGKTLSVQSSSQGKGVNDLGAAWINDSSQSEIYKLFLKAGLKPEKQLDEGNTLRQIEDGSYISVPFGQLFVDEEEAAAFAVLFGALRKVTDASDLEDPITGPDAKRLDSLTFIEYCKELLESPSTPIIATYLARALLGVEGDEVSALFMINYFKSGTGILNLVSDGPDGGQYLRANKGTQTISKYLAAQLPSGSIHLTSVVKSVSQSAAGVEVVTTANKTFRAARAVVSLPSALYPTISFSPALPPSKSILAEGTAIGAYGKIIYVWAIPWWREAGLSGTFEAPLSGHVSFTRETSVPEDNQWSITCFIVGDPARELSKYAQKVRREKVWAQFKQVFEGSGVLKGAKVPEPIQVHEIAWKRNQYADGAPTAVMGPGVLTELGEVTVNPLREPWRRVHFVGTETSLVWKGYMDGAVRSGIRGGEEVVKALREEGR is encoded by the exons ATGTCCGACCAGATCCAGCTCACCAACCACAAACAGTACGATGTGATAGTTGTTGGCGCCGGGCTCAGCGGTCTTCAAACAGCTGTCAAGGTCCAACATGCAGGTTTCTCCGTTATTGTTCTAGAGGCTCTTGATCGTGTGGGCGGCAAGACGCTGTCGGTGCAATCCTCGAGCCAGGGCAAAGGCGTCAATGACCTTGGCGCTGCCTGGATCAACGATAGCAGTCAATCCGAGATCTACAAGTTATTCCTCAAGGCTGGCCTGAAACCTGAAAAGCAATTGGATGAGGGCAACACCCTTCGGCAGATTGAAGACGGCAGCTATATCTCTGTTCCTTTCGGTCAACTCTTC gttgacgaagaagaagccgcaGCCTTTGCTGTCCTCTTTGGCGCTCTGCGAAAAGTGACTGATGCTTCCGACCTGGAAGATCCCATCACCGGGCCCGACGCCAAACGGCTGGACAGCCTGACTTTTATAGAGTACTGCAAAGAGCTCCTGGAGTCCCCTTCGACACCCATCAtcgctacctacctagcgCGTGCTCTCCTAGGGGTGGAAGGTGACGAGGTCAGCGCGCTGTTCATGATCAACTACTTCAAGAGCGGAACCGGaatcctcaacctcgtctcTGATGGCCCCGACGGTGGCCAATATCTCCGCGCCAACAAAGGCACGCAGACAATTTCCAAATATCTCGCCGCCCAGCTGCCCTCCGGGTCCATCCACCTCACCAGCGTTGTCAAATCCGTTAGCCAGTCTGCGGCTGGTGTGGAAGTTGTCACGACCGCCAACAAGACATTCAGGGCCGCGCGCGCGGTGGTCTCTCTGCCCAGCGCTCTGTACCCGACCAtttccttctcccccgcgCTGCCGCCATCCAAATCCATCCTGGCAGAGGGTACAGCCATCGGCGCGTACGGCAAGATCATATATGTCTGGGCTATTCCATGGTGGCGTGAGGCCGGGCTCTCTGGGACATTTGAGGCACCGCTTTCTGGGCATGTCTCTTTTACGAGGGAGACTTCCGTGCCGGAGGACAACCAGTGGTCCATCACTTGCTTCATCGTGGGTGATCCTGCAAGGGAGCTGTCCAAGTACGCCCAAAAGGtcaggagggagaaggtttGGGCGCAGTTTAAGCAGGTGTTTGAGGGGTCGGGGGTGTTGAAAGGGGCGAAGGTGCCGGAGCCGATTCAGGTGCATGAGATTGCCTGGAAGAGGAACCAGTATGCGGATGGCGCGCCGACTGCAGTGATGGGTCCGGGGGTGTTGACTGAGTTAGGGGAGGTGACGGTCAATCCGCTGAGGGAGCCGTGGCGGAGGGTACACTTTGTGGGCACGGAGACCAGTTTGGTTTGGAAGGGGTATATGGATGGGGCTGTCAGGAGCGGGATCCgaggcggtgaggaggtggtgaaggcgttgcgggaggaggggaggtga
- a CDS encoding hypothetical protein (EggNog:ENOG503P2E5; COG:B; COG:T) — translation MKTKSTLRSQPLTMRCTLHQIPRLPFTRSRRTSFLPASRRSLCAARQIQGPIGVEEFRKQAMEKNEPLLIKGQQEASQAMTKWFEFHPVPRTINKTAVALSEHFTHPFDVKMVPYELTVPTWRPRGFDGDNVDRFISWMAKTQIGWPHLWLSSYLHDIKQQLGDEYDEHHRFLRFEAPISLMSAALRYNAVKVSFQRVTQLYIAQAPISDLPATLQGDVATPEIVLKAGKGDVYGSSIWLGLEPTYTPWHCDPNPNYFCQIYGEKVIRLLPPGLGKSLFRKVQAELGQTGSSTIRGDEMMQGEERTLLTTKVWTEEAPEEMMEVDVSQGDSLFIPKGWWHSVKSVDYKGDLNGSVNWWFR, via the coding sequence ATGAAGACCAAGTCAACTCTTCGTTCTCAGCCGCTGACCATGCGCTGTACACTTCACCAAATTCCCCGGTTGCCTTTCACAAGGTCTCGCAGGACGTCTTTTCTACCAGCCTCAAGGAGATCACTATGTGCTGCGCGTCAGATCCAGGGGCCCATCGGGGTGGAAGAATTTCGGAAGCAAGCCATGGAGAAGAATGAGCCTCTGCTCATCAAAGGGCAGCAAGAAGCCTCGCAAGCCATGACAAAGTGGTTCGAATTCCACCCAGTGCCCAGGACAATAAACAAGACAGCTGTAGCTCTTTCCGAGCATTTCACTCATCCATTCGACGTTAAAATGGTCCCGTATGAGCTCACGGTTCCCACATGGCGTCCCAGAGGCTTCGATGGCGACAATGTGGACCGGTTCATCAGCTGGATGGCCAAAACACAAATAGGTTGGCCCCATCTGTGGCTTTCGTCTTACCTTCATGACATCAAACAACAATTGGGCGATGAGTACGACGAACACCACCGCTTCCTCCGCTTCGAGGCACCAATTTCCCTCATGTCTGCTGCGCTGCGCTACAATGCTGTCAAGGTTTCATTCCAGCGCGTCACTCAGCTCTACATCGCACAGGCTCCGATATCTGACTTGCCGGCCACTCTCCAAGGCGATGTGGCGACACCAGAGATTGTTCTCAAGGCGGGCAAGGGCGACGTGTATGGTTCCAGTATTTGGCTCGGGTTAGAGCCAACCTACACGCCATGGCACTGTGATCCAAATCCGAATTACTTCTGTCAGATCTATGGAGAAAAGGTGATCAGGCTTCTACCACCAGGCCTCGGCAAGAGTCTATTCCGCAAGGTTCAAGCAGAACTGGGACAGACGGGGAGCTCAACCATTCGCGGGGACGAAATGATGCAAGGCGAAGAGAGGACCTTGCTGACAACAAAGGTCTGGACCGAGGAAGCACcagaggagatgatggaggttgatgtaTCTCAGGGGGATTCGCTTTTCATTCCCAAAGGATGGTGGCACAGCGTGAAAAGCGTGGATTACAAAGGCGATCTGAACGGGAGTGTAAACTGGTGGTTTAGGTGA
- the CKB1 gene encoding casein kinase 2 regulatory subunit (COG:D; COG:K; COG:T; EggNog:ENOG503NXI9) produces MSTSSGSPESWISSFCSLLGHEYFAEVSEDFIEDDFNLTGLQSQVTMYKEALEMILDVEPEDDEDDEDEEEEDEEDISGDGRDGLAGRHERRHHSRIASDLSVIESSAEMLYGLIHQRYICSRAGIQQMSEKYELSHFGVCPRTNCNQTRTLPVGLSDTPGEDTVKLFCPSCLDVYVPPNSRFQTVDGAFFGRTFGALFLLTFPDYDLTKSGGEQLANLTRTDESLNINGMWARNIAPGLGKGRVYEPKIYGFRVSELARSGPRMQWLRKKPEDITVLDEARHFAEEDGDSDDDDENMNMSGRPVARRRRPGNARVKRQGQNGSPMATEANGAESEL; encoded by the exons ATGTCGACTTCTTCAGGATCACCAGAGTCCTGGATCTCTTCCTTttgctccctcctcggccacgAATACTTTGCCGAAGTGTCAGAGGACTTTATCGAAGATGACTTCAACCTCACTGGTCTTCAAAGCCAGGTGACTATGTACAAGGAGGCGCTGGAG ATGATTCTCGATGTTGAAccagaagacgatgaggatgacgaggacgaggaagaggaggacgaggaggacattTCAGgagatggacgagatggTCTTGCCGGTCGCCATGAACGCCGACATCACAGCCGCATAGCTAGCGACCTATCGGTCATTGAGTCCTCGGCCGAGATGCTCTACGGCCTCATCCACCAGCGGTATATCTGTTCCAGGGCCGGCATCCAGCAAATGTCGGAAAAGTACGAGCTCAGTCACTTCGGAGTATGCCCCCGGACGAACTGCAACCAGACGAGAACGCTGCCAGTTGGCCTCTCGGATACGCCTGGTGAGGACACAGTCAAGCTCTTCTGCCCATCGTGTCTCGACGTTTATGTACCCCCTAACAGCCGATTCCAAACGGTCGATGGGGCCTTCTTTGGCCGCACCTTTGGcgctctctttcttctcaccTTCCCAGATTACGACTTGACAAAGTCAGGAGGCGAGCAGCTTGCGAACCTTACTCGGACTGACGAGTCGCTAAACATCAATGGCATGTGGGCGCGGAATATTGCGCCTGGTCTGGGCAAAGGCAGGGTCTACGAGCCAAAGATTTATGGTTTCAGAGTTTCGGAACTGGCACGCTCCGGGCCACGAATGCAATGGCTGCGGAAAAAGCCAGAGGATATCACGGTGCTGGACGAAGCCCGTCACTTTGctgaagaggatggcgactcggatgacgatgacgagaaCATGAACATGAGTGGGAGACCGGTGGCAAGGAGACGTCGACCAGGAAATGCGAGGGTGAAGAGACAAGGGCAAAATGGGAGCCCCATGGCCACCGAGGCCAATGGCGCCGAATCGGAACTTTAG
- the SNQ2_1 gene encoding ATP-binding cassette transporter snq2 (SMCOG1000:ABC transporter ATP-binding protein; EggNog:ENOG503NTZE; antiSMASH:Cluster_3; COG:Q): MSTKLGTGKEAIVEAVVTEKAPPSPSSALSRTQNAADLVEQARRNNPNGTTHAVGGVSVEQAVSDFAQLQRELSHMSRVSRSRSHTDAEKGNAQTETSSETFEQFDLEAALRGDLDAEREAGIRPKHIGVYWDDLTVKGIGGQTNYVKTFPDAFTDFFDIISPVRKLLGFEEKGVEATLLDGFRGVCKPGEMVLVLGKPGSGCTTFLKTIANQRYGYTSITGEVLYGPFAVDEFGPYRGEAVYNEEDDVHHPTLTVEQTLGFALDVKTPGKLPAGITKQEFKDKVVTMLLKMFNIEHTRKTIVGNSFIRGVSGGERKRVSIAEMLTTNACILSWDNSTRGLDASTALDFVKSLRIQTDLYKTSTFVSLYQASENIYSLFDKVLVIDEGKQVYFGPAKDARSYFEGLGFLPRPRQTTPDYVTGCTDAFEREYQDGRSPENAPYDSLTLKAAFKSSKYAQDLEQEMLSYRESLARETDKHEDFRVAVRDQKRRGASKRSAYSVGFHQQVWALMKRQFLLKQQDVLALILSWLRNIIIGIVLGTLYLNLGKTSASAFSKGGLMFISLLHNAFQSFSELAGTMLGRAVVNKHRAYAFHRPSALWIANILVDQVFASTQVFVFSVIVYFMTNLSRSAGGFFVFYLMLLSGNIAMTLFFRVIGCLSPDFDYAVKFATVGITLMITTSGYLIQWQSEQVWLRWIYYINVLGLIFSSLMENEFSRIDMTCTAESLIPSGPGYDDINHQVCTLPGSTPGTLELSGSSYIDQGFSYTPGLLWRNWGIVLVLMAFFLFVNIVAGEYVRFGMGGNQAKVFQKPNVERKKLNEELIAKKEERRKARAEQSDSELKINSESVLTWEGLCYDVPVPGGTRRLLDNVYGYVKPGQLTALMGASGAGKTTLLDVLAARKNIGVIHGDILVDGVKPGKEFQRSTSYAEQLDVHDPTQTVREALRFSADLRQPFETPREEKYAYVEEIIALLEMETFADAIIGSPEAGLTVEQRKRVTIGVELAAKPELLLFLDEPTSGLDSQSAFNIVRFLRKLAAAGQAILCTIHQPNAALFENFDRLLLLKSGGRCVYFGDIGKDAHVLRDYLRRHGAEAKPTDNVAEFMLEAIGAGSAPRIGSRDWADIWADSPELANVKDTISQLKESRIASATTAQKDPSLEREYASPLSHQLRVVVKRANLAHWRTPNYLFTRVFNHVIIALITGLTFLSLTSSRQSLQYRVFVMFQITVLPALIIGQIEVMYHLKRVLFFREQSSKMYSSFVFASSLLIAEIPYSILCAVLFFLPLYYLPGLQPEPVRAGYQFLMILITEFFSVTLGQALSALTPSLFISSQFDPFIFVTFALFCGVTIPPPQMPAGYRTWLYELNPFTRLIGGTVVTALHDLPVICLPEELNNFTAPIGQTCSEYMSNFFSRGGSGYLVGGGNNTSDCSYCAFEVGNEFFEPLGFSYDYRWRDLGIFIGFIGSNMVILFLASRFLNFNKR, translated from the exons ATGTCGACGAAGCTGGGAACTGGAAAGGAGGCTATCGTGGAGGCCGTTGTGACGGAGAAGGCaccgccatctccatcatctgcTTTGTCCAGGACACAGAATGCAGCGGACCTCGTCGAACAGGCACGGCGCAACAACCCCAATGGCACCACTCACGCCGTTGGCGGTGTCTCTGTTGAGCAGGCGGTGTCGGATTTTGCTCAGCTTCAACGGGAACTGTCGCATATGTCACGCGTCAGTCGTTCGCGCAGTCACACCGATGCCGAGAAGGGCAACGCCCAAACCGAGACCTCTTCAGAGACCTTTGAGCAGTTTGACCTGGAGGCGGCCCTCAGAGGTGACCTGGATGCCGAAAGAGAGGCCGGTATTCGTCCCAAGCACATTGGGGTTTACTGGGACGATCTGACGGTCAAGGGTATCGGAGGCCAGACCAACTACGTCAAAACGTTCCCTGATGCCTTCACCGACTTTTTCGACATCATCTCACCGGTGAGGAAGCTGCTGGGTTTTGAGGAGAAAGGAGTGGAGGCCACCTTGTTGGACGGGTTCAGGGGTGTTTGTAAACCGGGAGAGATGGTACTGGTGCTTGGCAAGCCTGGATCTGGGTGTACGACCTTCCTCAAGACGATCGCCAACCAGCGTTATGGCTACACGTCAATCACCGGTGAGGTCCTCTACGGCCCTTTTGCCGTCGACGAATTTGGTCCTTATCGTGGAGAGGCTGTTTAcaacgaggaggatgatgttcaCCACCCGACTCTCACCGTGGAGCAGACGCTCGGGTTTGCCCTTGATGTCAAGACCCCAGGCAAACTGCCTGCTGGCATCACCAAGCAGGAATTCAAGGACAAGGTTGTGACCATGCTCTTAAAGATGTTCAACATTGAACACACCCGCAAGACAATTGTTGGCAACTCGTTTATCCGTGGTGTTTCAGGCGGCGAAAGGAAGCGCGTTTCCATTGCCGAAATGCTCACCACCAATGCCTGCATTCTTTCTTGGGACAACAGCACCCGCGGCCTCGACGCCTCTACGGCTCTCGACTTCGTCAAATCCCTCCGCATTCAGACCGACCTGTACAAGACAAGCACATTTGTCTCCCTTTACCAGGCATCGGAGAACATTTACAGCCTCTTTGACAAGGTCTTGGTTATCGACGAGGGCAAGCAGGTGTACTTTGGTCCCGCAAAAGATGCACGGTCGTACTTCGAGGGTCTCGgcttcctcccccgtccccgccAGACCACCCCTGACTATGTGACGGGCTGCACCGACGCATTCGAGCGCGAGTACCAGGATGGCCGTTCTCCTGAGAATGCCCCTTACGACTCTCTCACCCTGAAAGCTGCCTTCAAGTCCTCCAAGTACGCCCAGGACCTCGAGCAAGAAATGCTGTCCTACAGGGAAAGCCTCGCTCGCGAGACTGACAAACACGAAGACTTCCGCGTTGCTGTCCGCGACCAGAAGCGTCGTGGTGCCTCGAAGCGCTCCGCCTACAGCGTCGGCTTTCATCAGCAAGTCTGGGCACTGATGAAGAGGCAGTTTCTTCTCAAGCAGCAAGACGTCCTGGCTCTCATTTTGTCCTGGCTCCGCAACATTATCATTGGCATTGTTCTCGGTACTCTCTATCTTAATCTCGGCAAGACGTCTGCCAGCGCCTTCTCCAAGGGTGGCTTGATGTTTATTTCGCTTTTACATAACGCCTTCCAGTCGTTTTCCGAGCTGGCGGGTACGATGTTGGGCAGAGCCGTGGTGAACAAACACCGGGCGTATGCCTTTCACCGGCCGTCAGCGCTGTGGATTGCGAATATTCTTGTCGATCAGGTCTTCGCTAGCACGCAAGTCTTCGTCTTTTCGGTGATTGTCTACTTCATGACGAATCTTAGCCGGAGTGCTGGGGGGTTCTTCGTGTTCTATCTAATGTTGCTGAGTGGCAACATTGCCATGACGCTGTTTTTCCGTGTGATCGGGTGTCTAAGCCCGGATTTCGACTATGCGGTCAAGTTTGCAACCGTTGGAATTACGTTGATGATTACGACCAGTGGCTATTTGATCCAGTGGCAGAGTG AGCAAGTCTGGCTCCGGTGGATTTACTACATCAACGTCCTTGGTCTGATCTTCAGTTCCTTGATGGAAAACGAGTTTTCGCGCATTGATATGACATGTACAGCCGAGAGTTTGATACCGTCGGGTCCTGGGTACGATGATATCAACCATCAGGTCTGCACGCTGCCTGGCTCCACGCCCGGTACGCTCGAGCTGTCCGGTTCATCCTACATTGATCAAGGTTTCTCCTATACGCCCGGTTTGCTGTGGCGCAACTGGGGTATTGTCCTTGTTTTGAtggccttctttctcttcgtGAATATTGTGGCTGGTGAATATGTACGCTTCGGCATGGGTGGCAATCAAGCCAAGGTCTTTCAGAAGCCCAACGTAGAGCGGAAGAAGCTGAACGAGGAACTGATagccaagaaggaagagcgACGCAAAGCCAGGGCTGAGCAGTCAGATTCGGAGCTCAAGATCAATTCGGAAAGCGTCCTGACGTGGGAAGGGTTGTGTTATGATGTGCCGGTGCCGGGCGGAACAAGACGACTGCTCGATAACGTCTATGGGTATGTCAAGCCGGGTCAACTTACCGCTCTCATGGGGGCATCGGGTGCTGGCAAGACAACCCTCTTGGATGTGTTGGCTGCGAGGAAGAACATTGGTGTTATTCACGGCGATATCTTGGTTGATGGCGTGAAGCCAGGCAAGGAGTTCCAGCGCAGCACATCGTACGCCGAGCAGCTTGATGTCCACGACCCGACCCAGACTGTCCGCGAAGCCCTTCGGTTCTCGGCCGACTTACGCCAGCCCTTCGAGACCCCCCGTGAGGAGAAGTATGCATATGTGGAGGAGATCATTGCTCTGTTGGAAATGGAGACGTTTGCGGATGCGATTATTGGATCACCCGAGGCTGGCCTTACCGTTGAGCAGCGCAAGAGAGTAACCATCGGCGTTGAGCTTGCGGCCAAGCCTGAGCTGCTTTTGTTTCTCGACGAGCCGACCTCTGGCCTTGATTCCCAGAGTGCCTTCAATATTGTTCGTTTCCTTCGCAAACTGGCTGCCGCTGGCCAGGCGATTCTGTGTACTATCCACCAGCCGAATGCCGCCCTATTTGAGAACTTTgatcgtctcctccttctcaagagCGGCGGTCGCTGCGTGTACTTTGGGGATATTGGAAAAGACGCCCACGTACTGCGCGACTATCTACGGCGCCACGGAGCCGAAGCCAAGCCCACCGACAATGTTGCGGAGTTTATGCTCGAAGCCATCGGCGCTGGCTCTGCGCCCCGAATCGGCTCGCGCGACTGGGCCGACATCTGGGCTGACTCCCCTGAGCTCGCCAACGTCAAAGACACCATCTCCCAGCTCAAGGAATCCCGCATTGCCTCGGCCACCACAGCACAAAAGGACCCCTCCCTCGAGCGTGAGTATGCCTCCCCTCTATCCCACCAGCTCCGCGTCGTGGTCAAGcgcgccaacctcgcccactGGCGCACACCAAACTACCTCTTCACCCGCGTCTTCAACCACGTCATCATCGCGCTGATCACCGgcctcaccttcctctccctcacctcctcccggCAATCCCTCCAATACCGCGTCTTCGTCATGTTCCAAATCAccgtcctccccgccctGATCATCGGCCAGATCGAAGTCATGTACCACCTCAAGCgcgtcctcttcttccgggAACAATCCTCAAAGATGTACTCATCCTTCgtcttcgcctcctccctcctcatcgcgGAAATCCCCTACTCCATCCTCTGCgccgtcctcttcttcttacCACTGTACTACCTCCCTGGCCTGCAGCCCGAGCCAGTAAGAGCAGGGTACCAATTCCTCATGATCCTTATCACGGAGTTTTTCTCTGTCACCCTGGGCCAGGCTCTTTCTGCATTGACACCAAGCTtgttcatctcctcccaATTCGACCCCTTCATCTTTGTAACCTTTGCCCTCTTCTGCGGCGTCACCATCCCGCCGCCTCAAATGCCTGCCGGGTATAGGACCTGGCTCTATGAActcaaccccttcacccGTCTGATTGGGGGGACAGTCGTCACTGCTCTCCACGACCTCCCCGTTATTTGTCTCCCCGAAGAGCTCAACAACTTCACTGCGCCTATCGGTCAGACTTGCTCCGAGTACATGAGCAATTTCTTCAGCAGGGGCGGCTCGGGATATTTagttggcggcggcaacaacACAAGCGACTGCAGCTACTGCGCCTTTGAGGTGGGCAACGAGTTCTTTGAGCCGTTGGGTTTCTCGTACGACTACAGGTGGAGGGATCTGGGGATTTTTATCGGGTTTATTGGGAGTAACATGGTTATTCTCTTCTTGGCG AGTCGATTCCTAAATTTCAATAAGCGGTAA